In Phocoena sinus isolate mPhoSin1 chromosome 10, mPhoSin1.pri, whole genome shotgun sequence, a single genomic region encodes these proteins:
- the LOC116760737 gene encoding 2-iminobutanoate/2-iminopropanoate deaminase-like, giving the protein MSSLIRKVISTAKAPAAIGPYSQAVLVDRTVYISGQLGMDPASGELVPGGVAEEAKQALTNVGEILKAAGCDFTNAVKTTVLLADINDFNTVNDIYKQYFQSSFPARAAYQVAALPKGGRVEIEAVAVQGPLVTASL; this is encoded by the coding sequence ATGTCGTCTTTGATCAGAAAGGTGATCAGCACCGCGAAAGCCCCAGCGGCCATTGGTCCCTACAGTCAGGCTGTGTTAGTCGACAGGACCGTTTACATTTCAGGACAGCTAGGCATGGATCCTGCAAGTGGAGAGCTTGTGCCAGGAGGGGTGGCAGAAGAGGCTAAACAAGCTCTTACAAACGTGGGTGAAATTCTGAAAGCAGCAGGCTGTGACTTCACGAATGCGGTAAAAACAACTGTTTTGTTGGCTGACATAAACGACTTCAATACTGTCAATGACATCTACAAGCAATATTTCCAGAGTAGCTTTCCTGCAAGAGCTGCTTACCAGGTTGCTGCTTTGCCCAAAGGAGGCCGTGTTGAGATTGAAGCAGTAGCTGTCCAAGGACCTCTCGTGACAGCATCGCTTTAA